GCTTGGGAAATGGAGGGAAAAAGGACAAAGACTAATAAATAAGTAAATCAGTAGTAAAGAAGTTTATAATTTTACCCTTATTTAGTTGTCAGTAAAGACACATTCAGAGGCCTAGCGTTTCCTTATGCTTTATTATTGCAATTACTGTTTTGCATACATCACGTTTTGTCAAGATTAGTGTGAAAAGATCACAGGGTGGGTTttagtttgcttgtttgtttcctCTCTTCATATTTCAAAAGATTTAGTTCTTGCCATGCTCATTTGGGGGAATGGGTAACATTCTGTTCTCAGGCACATCCCTGCCACCCTCACCCCCCAATTCTGATTGAACTGAAAAATCATTAGACGATATAATTCAGCAGCCTGATAGAGgaggtgcttagcaccttgcagggAAGTACTGAGCACCCTGGACTCACACTGAAGTCCGtggagctgaggatctgaccataATAGACCCAATTCTACAAATCTTTACTTGCTTGAGTAGTCTCATTCTTTCCCAAATAAGCCCTACTTCCATGTAAGTAAAGATCTGTCGGACCAGATAGATTGGACTTCATCCTTTactgctttgcaccttgtgtgctcaaaagtttgtctctctcaccaacagatgttggtccaataaaatatatgacctcacccacctgaTCTCTCATGCGCCTTGTGCTATTGATGCCTGTGCACGGTGCATTCTTATTTGGTTGCTGTATACATCCACTTTACACTCACTTTACTACAGATTCTTATTGAGCCTAGTTCTAGGAGGAGCTGAGTGCCCTCTATTCCCCCTCTCGGAGGATCTCAGGATGTCACAGCATTGGGTCTTTTGTGAGCTTCCTGCTCACAATGAGGCACATACACTGACACCTTGCAAACCCTGAGCGTCTCTCTTTTTTGCAGTTATCAATTGAGAAGCCCCTATGCTCACTGACAAAGCTGTGCCTGTGTTTACCAGGCAAGGAAACATAATCTTACACTCTTTGTTAAGGCCTGTGTTAAGTGCTCCACTAGTAATTTACGTGTTATGATGCATGCTTCGTGAGACCACATACCCACAACAAAGAGGGATAATAGCAAATGAAATGCGTCTCAGTAGCCTGATGTAGCTGTCTTCTTCCTGTGTCTTCAGGAAGTGTTGCTGATATGCTTCTTATGGGTGTGGAGGAAGAGAATTTAAATATTTATCCTAGTTAAAGTACCTTAAAATTCACTGTCCAGGCATTTTGGGTAGTCTTTGTTTTTACTGTTGTGGAGTCTTTAATATGTTGAATCCACACGCAGATTTTTGACTATTAAACAACTAAATGGTAAATCTGTGCTAGCATAGCCCAAACAGGTTctaatatttaatttttgtatgtataatttcTAAAGGCCCAGTCATGTGGGGTGCTGAGTAGTTTCATTGGCTCCAAAGGGAGTTGTGGTATCCATATTTCTCATTAAACGCATAGCCAGGCTCACTAAGTCTCCTAGCATGTCAGGGAGACTCCCATTTATAACAAACTTAGGAGCCTTTGGAGAATCTAATTAAAGTCACTGGAGAAATATTCTACTTTTGTTCTTGGCTGAAGaaacctctttccccctcccttcaaACTCCTCCCCTCTGGCCTCTATTTTAGATAAAACAACTTAAAGCATATAAATATTGGCAGCTAGCAGGATTGCTTTTCATGCCAAGGCTATAAAAGGTGAAATATCCATCCTTGAGCCTTGAGTTCAAGCCTGGAGTTCAAGTGAGCCTGGAAGGGCTTGTCACAGTTCAAATGTCTTACAGATTGTTCACTGCAGAAAGTCCTCAATAGCAGGGACTGCGTGTTAGAAATGACACATCGTTTTAGGCAAGTGCACGCAGTGCAAATGATACCTTCCGCAGTACATAAAGCATTCACTTTGTCAATAGTGAAGACAACTAGATGGTCACAGAAGTTCTTTTATGGTTGCAATTAAACACCTTCGGCGTGGCTTTTCCCCCAACAACTGTACTGCACCAATGCTTGCACATGGACACATGATAGTAATTGAACATCAAGACTCGTACTCCAAAGCATATTCAAAATGCTATGTAACAGGAAAGAGGCATTTTGCCTTCTCATTCCGACTCCCAAAATGAAGTACTCCCATTCTCTGCTAACAGTCTGATCTGCCTTTAGTCTGTCAGGGAAATGAAATCAACTGACCACTTTTAAAAATAGCCATGTCAGCAGTTTACATTCTGGAGATGTAACCGCTTGAAAAGAAGATGCATCCAGAGACACTAACAATCCTCCTTTCATGGTGATATTTTTATAGGTTTTCCATTTTTATCATACTGGTAAACAAGCATTTTGATGCAGTGAGAATTGGCAGGGGAAATCCAAGGGCTGCTAGTTATTGAAAAGTTATGGTTTGTATAGAACTGAACTGGTTGTTTCTGACACCTAAAGAAAGCCTTTAGTGTCGCAGCTGCCATTGTGCGAAATCTCTTGCTAATGAAACAGTAGAGGAAGAAATTAATTGCAGTGTTCAACAGTGCCAGCATATTGGCAATATCCGACACAATATGTACCAACCAAGTGTTGTTTAAAGGTGATACATATAGGTGATACAGTATCATGATTATTCTTGGTGCCCACAGTATGGCAAAAATAGAAGTTATAGTAAACAAAATGGCTGTCGTTTTCCCTGTGGAATATCCTCTCAGTCGGAAATTGCATTTTCGTCTGAGCTTGTACACAATGATTGAATTCAGAATGAAGAAAATGGAACACGGTACCAAATAAACGGTAAAACAGTGGATCCAGATAAGGACATGATGTATAGATGTGCTTATGTAGTCTTCAATCCAAATATTGGGCCACCAGTAATAGGGGATGCTGGTCAAAAAGCAGGTGATATAAACACACACAATGACTTTTCGAGTACGAGCTGGGTAGGAGACTGTGTGATATTTAAGCGGATGACATACTGCTATGTACCTATCAATTGTTAATGGCACCGTAATCCAAATGGACGTATGTATGGAAGAAAATTCCAATACCTCAATTATTTTGTCAAGTATCTGAGGCATATGCTTATTCAAGATGAAGTCCTCCAGCAAAAAGTCAACAAAGACGATGAAAAAAAGTACCAGTATGTCAGCAGCAGCTAGTGCTAAAAGATAGTTGTATGAGGACTTCTGCCTGCGAACCACCAGCTGCGATAGGATAATGACTGTCAGGATGTTTGCTGTGGAGACAGAAAAGTTCAGTTAGTTTTACAGGAGGTAGAGTTAGCCTTGTTTCAATGTTTGATTGAGCTGTAGCTACATTTCAGGCATGCTGTAGCAGAACTATCTTCATTAAAGTTCAAGAAATCAAAGAGTGAACTCCTATGTTGGCTGTGCCTAATTCAGTCTAGTCAGCCTGTCAACTCAGTCCAGCCCTGTACCACTGTGTTTAGCCAGGTTTAGCTGTTCTGTTTAGAAGAGGCAGTAACTGTTTGGAGTTGGTAAAAATATTCTGTTCAaaaaaaattttgatgaaaaatttgtccccctccctttttttacaaaaatatattttggtgtggaaaaatataaatttttttcaaaaatttgttgtgtgtttttcttttgtACTAAAAAAACCcccttttttggtttggtttcaagtttgttcccctccccccttttgatttccttttcttttccccagccttttcctctcccttttcagtgacagaaaggaaaaaaataaggtataaaagggactgtgtgtgtgtgtgtgtgtgtgagagagagaggagagagagagagagagagagagagagaaacctagGGTAAAGGATTGGAAATCAAActgaccttgataggtcatcttaATTTGATCATTTTAGGGCTCAATCCTGTGAAGTGCTCAGTGTCTTCTGAGAAATGAGTTCCTTCAGTTCTCACTTGAGCAGGGTGAGGTACTCAGAACCATGCCTGAGGCTCTCAGCACTTCACAGGCTTTTTCTATCATGATAGATTTTCTAGCTCTTCATTCAGGATCCATATCGACCTTAATGCTACCAGATCCATCTGCTCCCCAAACAGTTCCTTGCTTAGCCAGAGATAGTCCTTAAGAATACATCTCTGACTGTGAGGCCTTGTATCTGTTGCTGCTACTGGAGTATTCCTGAGCCATTAAGGGGAAAAATGAAGTCCAAATTAAACCTTTATACTTGAGTAAAACTCTTTGAATTATGTATGATTTGACTCAACACCACTAAAGAAATCCTGTACACTTCCTCTTTGGCTCAGATGGGATTTTGCctgcagccccatggccactgtcCAGTATGCCCATCACACAATCTATGCCTAAAAGAAGGGTTACATGCTGCTAAAATAGCACAGCACTAAGTTGCCAACATATCACAGAGCTCACATTACATTAGGTCCAATTGTGCAGTCTtgtctcaggcaaaactcctattggtaCCATTGGCAGTTTCATCAGAGTAAGGTATGCTAGATTGGTCCCATCCAAAGATTGATTAAATTGGCTAGAGTGGCCACAGTAGTGCTTAAACAAAGATGGAGATTTGGTTTACTGACAGTATGGCTTGCCAAATATTTGTGTTTGACATTTTCATAAGTGCTGTAATTACCTCTCCCTCTTCTACAGATTGCTCTCCCAAAGCAAATCAAGAAAAATTATGAGGACTTCTTGAAATCAGAAAGAACAGAAATTATGTAAGTAAAAGTAATGATGCCCATGTACGGGTGTCCTAAAACTGAAACAAGAATGCATATTATTTAACTATCACTCGGCAATTACAACAACTCTTGATTTTAGAAGGCTTCCCGAGCCTGTTTTCTCAAAGCAGGTTTTTAGCTACTGGAGAAAAGGGTCACACAAATGAATGACAGGAGTAACCACCATCAACATCTCCATTCTGGAATTAACCAAAATTCAAGAGAATGATTAAAATCACATCCTGGAACAAAGCAAACTCTTGTAGAATGGCTAAACCAAACAGTACATGATCAAGGTGTCAGAACTGTATATATGAAATGTAAAGTAGAACCTTGCCCAGAATATTATTTTAAGACTCTCTTTCAAATTAGTTTTTCTGTCATTAAGGACTATATCAGGCCTGACTCTCCTTCTCTGTTACACCAATCTTACAtgagtgtaactccattgatatcAATTTAGAGCAGCATCAGGGGGCTGTGGTAGGCAGAGTGCTCCATTTCCTTGTTTTTCAAGAAAACCTTGGTCTCTCAATAGGATCTGCTATATGGCAATCAGAGATAGAATGAACAACATACAGCCACGAAAATCCTGGACTCAGGACTGACTGAGAAATTACTGTAGGATTTGGCCAGCCATGTTTCATGGCCTGGCATCTTGTAACTTGAATATACCCAGTGTATGCATCTCCTTTGAGAATACTGTAAACTTGAGTCACCCGTAGCCTGCTGCAGTGAGGGAGGCTGTGTCTGTGAGGCAATTTGCCCTTGCCAGAGGTTCTGGTGGGAATTTCATAAGAGCTTCAACAATGAAGCTAGATATGCACATCTTCCAGGTTCCCTCACCTTGCTCCCCGCCCATCTGTTCCTCCTGAATGCTTTGTGGGAGGTGTTGATTAGTTCTAGGCCCCCACAGTTGAATGGATTTACGGGCAGCTTCTGCCTCTGTGCTCCTCCATCACCAAGGCCAGCAGTACCGGTGTATACCCAGGTGCCAGCTAGCTTTGCCCTCTGAGCTGGATTAGAAAATTGATCTGACAAAGTACAGGGAAGTGCTATCCAATTTTTCTGCAAGGGTTACAGTGTCTTGTATTGGAAAAACTTTCCTTGGAATCACATTAGTGGTTTTGCTGGCTGGGTGATATGAAATACAATAATATCATTTACTTAGTGAGAACAGATATAAACACCATTACTGAGGTTCAGCAGAAAACTGCCAGCATGATAATGCCTCAGCAGAGAGTTCAGGAATAGCCTTCATTGCTCTGTACAGTATGGAGAGAGGCACAGGAGACTTCATGAGACTTATTCATTTGTAGTCACTTTGTCCATCTCCCTGGCAATGTAGAATTCTTCTCTGTGGTATTCCTGAGCCCTCTCCAGGACTAGTACATGGTGAAACTGGGGAGAATGCTGTTCAGCCAGTGGACCATACCATAATGACAATAATATATTGCCCTCTGCAATTGTCATGGTGGTTCCCAGATATCTGCTCTTTTTGCTGTATCTTGACAGGTCACTTTTATGCATTCTAGTGGtgataaagattaaaaaaaactcaTCCTCCACGATAGCATGTGCAGAGACCTGATTGCTGGATCTGTTAGGGGTGGTGAGCACATGAGTGAATTCAGGTTGGCTTGACTTAGACACTGTGGTGCATGTTTCTTGGTGGACATTTTTTGGCTACTTGTGGATAAgatcattcatagaatcatagaatattagcgttggaagagacctcgggagggccaatcccctgctcaaagcaggaccaacaccaactaaatcatcccagccagggctttgtcaagccaggccttagaaacctctaaagaaggagattccaccacctccctaggtaacccattccagtgcttcaccaccctcctagtgaaatagtgtttccagTGATTTGGAATGGTTTGGTCACTGCTGTGGGAGTTGATTAGGGGGTGACAAATGTGAGTTTAGGCTGGCATTGCTCACTGCAGTGCAGGACTTTGGCTTTCCTAACATCTATCAGAGACCCAAGGATGGAGGCTGCAAGAGATGAGACTAGTGGGTTGGGGCGGAGCAACTGTTCAATGTATCCCCTTCAATAGAGGGGATCTATCTGCCTCTTACCCTAACAATAGGTCTCTAGTATCCAGGTAGCAACAGTGTCCAGGAGAGCTTTGTTCCTTCTTGCATAGCTGTTCCGTTCACCGCAGTTATCCAAACTGGAATAATGCAGTGCACTCATTAGGGAGCTGCACCCAAACATCATTCAGAAACCTCATCTACGgcagcacatggctgcctgcTTACTCAGCCAGGCTTTATGCAAGGAGACAATTTCATCTGTCCTCCAAAGTCTGCTTGACTTTGTGTGTTTCAATGTGCAATTCAGAGCATTGGCATTGACCTCTACAGCCCTATGTGTTTGGGGTTCTAGGCATCTAAGATCGTCTGTCAGGGAAAAGCCTGAAGTGAGAGATGGTCCTTGGTTGCCTTTACTTCTGGTGTTAAATCCCACGTGGACTTTATAGCAAGGGATTGTCTACATGAACACTTAGTTTTCTGCAAGCTAGGTATAAATCTACCCTAAACTAGCCTGCTGATCACTAAATGTCTGTGaggaccctgctgctgcacactaacaGTTCCTTGATGCATTTTGATCTACTCCTGTTCCACACCCCAGTTGCCATTAACTAAATATTGGTGTAAACAAGCTCTAAATAAAAACTCCTCCAAGCTCTGCTTACCATGTTAAAGGTGATCCTTTCTTAAAGTGTTTCCTATAAAGCCTGAGCACAGCAGGTTTAGGAGAGAATTTCAGCAACAAATATTGCGTTCAGTCCTTGTTGGGGTGCAAAAGAGGGTAGGGTCTGGGCCCAAGGAGTTCAGTGCACAAGGATTGTGCAGTGCAAAGCTAGCACCACTGGGACCTTGACAGATATGGAGGGAGTAGAGGAGTGCACATCTGGTCAGGTGCACAAGCAGTTAGATTCTGGacctttggagaagattgtgcagtgctcatcctccctcccactcccccagggTTCTGGGTGATGAGGGTGTTTGTCAGGCACCTTGTCTCCTGGAGCGCTTTCTGTACCTTCCCCAAGCGTTGTCTGTGCCTGAAAGGCTCAATATATCCTTtagtttccttgcttttgtggatTATAGTCATACCTCAAATATTATCTGTCTTTATGGGGGAATTATAGAAATACTTCAATTGCCTATTATCACAGCTTGTGAGCTTAAAGAATAGCAGTTGAGTGTCTCTAAGCAGGAAACAGAAACAATCGTTACTTTTGAGGAATATATTCTGTACATAACAAACAGACTCTGCATGCAGTGAAATTTCCTTTATATTTTAGGTGGATAGCAGGGTTATGCCACTGTGTGGTTTGGTAGTTCAGTATCATAAACTAGCTAAATAAAGTTACTATGGCTGTTGCTTACTGGGTGACAAACAATTCATAAGGTCATATAAGAGTAAGGTTgacaggtgtccggtttttgactggaacgcccAGCCAAAAAGGGACCCCAAGTGCTGGCTCTACAGCTCCTATTGGCTTGGAAcagtggccaatgggaactgcaggggtggcgcctgcggaaggagcagtgtgcagagccgcctggccacacctccacttaggagccagagggaggacatgctgctgcttccgggagctgcctgaggtaagcaccgtcCAGACCCGTgacccctcctgcgccccaacaccttgatcccagcccagagcaccttcctacacccccaaccccatccccagccccactccagagtctgcaccctcagctgagccctcacaccccccgcaccccaaccccttgcctcagcccagagcccccctcccgcactccgaaCCCCTAATTTCTGGACCACCccggaacccacacccccagcccagaaccctcacccctctTGCATCCCAACCTACTGcttcagcccagagcctcctcctgcaccctgaactcctcatttctggccccaccccagagtccatacccccagctgcagcccacaccccttcccacatcccaaccccctgagccactcTGGtgaaatgagcgagtgagtgagggtggggagagagagcgacagagggagggggatggagtgagcggtgggggccttggagaaggggcagggcaagggtgtttggtattgtgcgagtagaaagttggcaaccctatataaGGGATGCCTTTTACTGAATAAGATTGTCGctaaagagagagaaagtgtgtgtgtgtgtgtgtaaaattatcCTGTAGGTCAAATATTACAACTTCCTGCATTTCACATGAAGATATTGTTGTACAATTTTAAATGTAATtgcatttttttaacttttcaaatAATGATTTCCTTTCACTATATTGACAGGCCCTTTATATATGAAAAGAAATCCTGAATATTTAAATTCAAAGTACTAGAAAATATACAACGAGGAACAAAGATACTTGATAGGGCTAGATGATGTATTGTAAAACAGTAGACATTAAAAACTAGACATTTACCGTTCTCAGTAGTTAAATGTTAGTGTGATTGCCAGTACAGAATCAAATGGCAACATTTACCACATTTGAGATTACCATAGCTTTTATCTTCTACTTTGTACGGAcactggttttcaacctgtggtctgcagaccccctGGGGGTCTACAGATTATGTCTAAGATTTCTAAAGGGATCTGCACTTccattcaaaatttgttgtggtccacaaatgaaaaaaggttgaaaaccactggtatgGAGATCTCAGTGGTGACTGTGTCATAACCATTGCCAAGGGGTGACTTTTGCTATTGACTATAAAGGAGAagccattttgaaaaataaatacacctctacctggatataacgctgtccttgggagccaaaaaatcttaccgcgttataggtgaaaccacgttatatcgaacttgctttgatccaccggagtgcgtaGCCtcgccccccagagcactgctttaccacgttatatctgaattcgtgttatatcgggtcacgttatattgaggtagaggtgtattgtggTAAACATTCATTTATTAATAGTGCCTACTGTAGCAGGCTagaatttttgtttaatttacatTTCCAAGAACAACTTGGATCGAATTTATCAAAGAAGATAAGGTAGCCCCAATATTTTCTATAAATTCAGTGCTACAGTGTAAATGATGATCTGTCCTAAAGCAATATGGGCCCAATTCCAACCTAATATAAGTGGTAGCAACTTCAGTGAACTTATGCCTGCTTAGGGGAGCAAAATTTGCCCTTGTCTCTCAATATGGTGGTTTGTGGTGAAGAGCTTTGTTAAACAGGGCTTGCCAGGTGACCCACTCATGTGATACTTTAAGGCTGCAACTGATATAGCGCATCTTCCTTCCTTTTCCTCAGAGGATACCTGTGAGAAGTGATTTAAAAGGCTGATATATTTATTGTCATATTGTCTGGGAACCAAAGAATGGGACGTGCTCACCCACGCATCCCTGCGGGGAAAGACAAATCAAGTGAAACCATTTCTCTGTGTCTCTCATCTCTCACCAGGCACAATGGCAAAGAGTCATTCTGCAGCGCAAGCAATAGCGGGAGATGGCAAAGTCCAGAGCAGAACTGCAGGGAGGATGTGAAGAAGGTCGACGCTGAAGGAGAAGCAGGGCAGCACAAAGGCTACGGTATAATTGTATGTGGTAGGGCTCCTCAAGAAAAGGCTCTAATGTGATTCATCCTTAAAAATCCTGGGTCGTTGACTGACCATCCCCTCGGATTGGAGGGTGAAAATGAAACTGGAAATAGAAAAGACTTACTAGGCTGCCTGGGGAAAATACTACCCTATTATTCAGTTGCTCAGGTCACTCCAAACTCCACTCTATGTAGGTGAAACTGAATTAGTGACTGAAGACATGCACTTAAAAAATCCTGGGTGCGCTGATTGATCAATGCCTCAGACTTGTGTCTGACAATGAAAACTGGCCTTCCGCCTCCTTTTCCTGGTACATGGTACTGATTAGCCATTGCACCTTGCTCTGGTGAAGAGCACTATGTATTCTGTACCCTTCCCAAAGTGTAGTACTGGATGTTACTGGCTGGTCAGaaccagagagagattttaacaAAATAGAAGGTTTTGTGAGCAAATGATCCATTTCTTCAGCTCCTCAAGGGCATTTACAAGGTAACTGTGTTGAGGGCCACTGGCCAGTATTTATTTTCAGCCTAGTCAGCCAGTCAGCGCACCCAGGGTTTTTAAGTGCAGGTCTATACGGTAATTTGTCTGGCAGACAGCGAGTAATTCATTTCACTTGCACAACATGGGCCTTTGGGTTTTCCTAGGCTGCTGGACTAGGATTTTTGTAGCCTGACTGATGGAGCAGACCTAATGGTACAACTCTAGGACTAATACACTGTACTGAAGGAAGGTGTGTGTGATATAATACAGGCCTTATTTTCCTCACACTTACCATATCTTAATTCTCATCCGTCTGAGGCGTTTTAGGCCCCTGTGTTAACGCACCTGATCTGTTGTGGGCTGGATTGTGGCTTTTTATGCCATGGCCCtaagcagggggcagtggggagcagcACCTTAAGGCTGTACTCAGGCAGGCACAATCTCTCCAAGGCTGCTCTTTGTGCATGCAGGGTGAATGTTCTGCTCCATCCTTGCCTCCTCCCTGTCCATGGGATCCACAGAGCACAGGAAGTGCAAGGAATGCACAGGAGCCACTCAGAATCTAGGCCCGCGTGTGTACGTCCGTACCTCTATAGATGTGTTCATGTATACAGTGTGAGTGCATCTTTTTATGTGTATGTTATAATAGACAGCATGGGCAGTGGATATAATAGGCACAGCTGTCCCTGCCGCCCGACACCTGGGCtgtggtgcccccccactcccgcctcTTCCCCTCCATGCTCTGACCCTGACCCGAGGCTCCCAGAACTTGCTGCTGGTGCCTGGGGTGaatcttcctcctctcctctcctctccccaatcCCCATTCCCCCTTGGAGgtccccgcagctgccagccAGGTCTCTCCTCACTCCCCACTCcctgcggtgtgtgtgtgtgtgagagagagagaatgcgagtggggagtcagtggcagacaTGAGGAGGCAAGCGGAGGTGATCCATgagtaagggcaggtctacactgcagccgggatcgacgctctgagatcgatccaccagcagtcgatttagcaggtctgtaCTCTACCCAccacgagaagagtaaggtaagtcgacccCCCGTGGTGTAGACTCCTTGGTAACTTGACCTAAGgtatgttgactccagctatgttattcacgtagctggcgTTGCGTAGTAGCATAGGTTGACTTAACGCAGTAGTATAGACATAACCAAA
The nucleotide sequence above comes from Mauremys reevesii isolate NIE-2019 linkage group 10, ASM1616193v1, whole genome shotgun sequence. Encoded proteins:
- the GPR139 gene encoding probable G-protein coupled receptor 139, with the translated sequence MEYNHIHVHNGSLLAHHKYGCGLGYVPVIYYSLLLCLGLPANILTVIILSQLVVRRQKSSYNYLLALAAADILVLFFIVFVDFLLEDFILNKHMPQILDKIIEVLEFSSIHTSIWITVPLTIDRYIAVCHPLKYHTVSYPARTRKVIVCVYITCFLTSIPYYWWPNIWIEDYISTSIHHVLIWIHCFTVYLVPCSIFFILNSIIVYKLRRKCNFRLRGYSTGKTTAILFTITSIFAILWAPRIIMILYHLYVSPLNNTWLVHIVSDIANMLALLNTAINFFLYCFISKRFRTMAAATLKAFFRCQKQPVQFYTNHNFSITSSPWISPANSHCIKMLVYQYDKNGKPIKISP